The nucleotide sequence GGTGACGTTTaccatctctctcctcatATCCCCCAACTCTTTTCTGAATAATCCAGAGTGGAATACCTATTCGCTTTCTCCCATatggttttcttttcatgTGTATCTTAGAACTCCCACAACCGTATCACTCATCGCCCTCCGGAGAATTCTTGTTGAATTTCTTAACCCATTCCCACACAAGCAAGTAAGTGTGCAGAATCTCTCGATAACAATgggagaaaaaaaataggTTAGAGTATGAAAGATATATTAGATACGTagtataaatataagatAACGCTCCAAATCCCACATCTACAGAGTCCAACCGATATCCTTCACATCCACAGTGTCTACCGAAGAGTCACACCGGTCATCCTCTCGTATACTCATTACTCCAACCCAGTATCCACAAGAAAGgagtctctctctctctgcctTTCTCCTCCCATTTTGTTCCATTCGAATCAATCGTCGAATCGATGAATTCATACCCAGACAAACAAACTGCacatgaaaatgaataaacTCCCAAGATTCGACAATCCCACCTCATACTTGTTAGTTACTCACTCACTTggcattgattgatttatttatttatttataagctTCCTTCGGGGATATCGAATCCCTACTAATGGAGGGgcaatgaatgaaagaatggtCTGTGCATCGCGGGGCAAAATAAATTACAGgtcagaagaaaaaaaaaagattatcaatcaagcaaAGCATTTTCGAACGCGGAAGAAATTCgaaggattttattattctaacTTGTGAGAATTGTTTGGAGAGAAGTCTAGAGATAAAAGATATTGGGGTTTCTTCTGAAAGTTTTGTTTTTACTCTTGCTTTTACGGCACGTTTagtttgtttcttcttttttctccttcttctcctatACCCTTTACAAAACCGCATCAACAAGTAAACCACCATGTCCTCCTCCCACCACCCCCACGACGATGACCCCATCAACGAAGACGACAACGAGATGTTCGACCCCGCGGACGCCGCCGAAGAAATCACCGACATAGACGGCGACGCGGCCATGGACTCGGGCGACGAAGAGCACGACCCTAACGAGCAAGAAatgcaagaagaagaaatccaaCTGCAGAACGATTCTGCCGCCCACATGGACGCCCACGGCGACTCCATCTTCTGCATTGCGCAGCATCCGCTGCGCCCCGAGCTCGTCGCTACCGGTGGCTCGGACGGCGATGCCGATAACGCTCCCGGCGTTGGATATATTTTCGATGCGACGCCTGCGCCTACGCCCGTATTGCCCGCAAGCTATCAGAGCAATCCCAACGAGCGGGTAGAGCGGGGGAGTCTGGAGCCGATCTTCAAACTCGAGGGCCACACGGATTCGATCAACGCGCTGGCGTTTTCGCAGCCGGATGGAAAGTTTTTGGTTTCTGGCGGACTGGATGGGAAAGTCCAGGTGTATGTGACGAATGGGAGCAAGTGGAAGAAGTATACCGAGGCGCGCGAGGTCGAGGAGATTAACTGGTTGGTTGCGTGTCCGTATGCGCAGTCGCCGAATACGTTTGCGTTTGGTGCGAATGATGGATCGGTGTGGGTGTATACTGTGGACCCGAGTCAGAAGAAGGCGCCGCTGCAATTGGTGCAGAGTTATTTTGCACACACGGAGAGTTGTACTGCGGGAGCGTGGTCGGCGGATGGAAGGCTGTTGGCGACGGTTAGCGAGGATGGTTCCTTGTATGTGTGGGATGTATTTGGAGAAG is from Botrytis cinerea B05.10 chromosome 8, complete sequence and encodes:
- the Bcsqt1 gene encoding Bcsqt1, yielding MSSSHHPHDDDPINEDDNEMFDPADAAEEITDIDGDAAMDSGDEEHDPNEQEMQEEEIQLQNDSAAHMDAHGDSIFCIAQHPLRPELVATGGSDGDADNAPGVGYIFDATPAPTPVLPASYQSNPNERVERGSLEPIFKLEGHTDSINALAFSQPDGKFLVSGGLDGKVQVYVTNGSKWKKYTEAREVEEINWLVACPYAQSPNTFAFGANDGSVWVYTVDPSQKKAPLQLVQSYFAHTESCTAGAWSADGRLLATVSEDGSLYVWDVFGEAAAAGLTGEGGQTVVGLTALDQRFAVEGGLFSVGIAPSGSFVAAGGAGGSIKIVGLPRLPDASGAGAAPGQSGQILADLQAQGDGIESIAFAQPPLTLMAAASVDGSIALFDSAHRFAVRRHIKEAHEEHAVVKVEFVKNTQSGGWLLTSCGMDGVVRRWDARGGTGIANSGLVGEWKGHRGDGVGVMGFVQGDGNRIVTAGDDGISLVFESAI